GGGCACGGTCACGGGCCGGGCACGGTCACGGTCACGGGCCGGGAACGGTCACGGGCCGCGCGGCGCCGGGCCGGGGCATGGCGCCGGGCGGACGCGGCGCCGGGCCTCCGCACCGCCGTGCGGCCGGAGCGGCCCCGGCCGTTCCGCCGCCGGGCCGGGCCCGGTCGCGAGCCGGGCACGGTCCCCGTTCGGACACGGTCGCCGTTCGGACACGGTCATGCGCCGGAACCTCGGCGGACGGGCGCGGCGCCGGGCGGATCACCCCTCCGTCGGCACCACCGGGTGCAGGGCCGCCGCCATCAGGGCCGCCATGCTCTCCGCGTACACCGCGTCGGCGCGCTCGAAACCGGGGCGCCGCTGACCGCGCAGCAGGGTGAGCACGCCGAGGGTGCGGCCCCGGGCCCGCAGCGGGACGCACAGGGCGTAGATCATGTCCGGCGGCCACAGCCGGTCCCGGGACCAGTCGCCGGGCTCGGCCGGGTCGGGGGCGGCCGAGCGGACCGGGCCCGCGCGGTCCACGGCGTGCAGCGCCGGATGGCCGAGCGGATAGCGGGCCGGGAGGCCGCCGCCGGACACGGCGACACAGGGGCCGGGCATGCTCACCGGGGTGGACGCCGCGCGGACCAGCCGCACGTCCTCCCCCGGCCCCTCCCCCTGCCCCGGCCGCACCAGATCGATCAGGGCGTGGTCGGCGAAGCCCGCGAGGACGAAGTCCGCGTACGCCGTCGCGGCCTCCATCGGCTCCTCGTACTCGGCCCCGGCCCGCGCCGCCCGGTGGAGCTGGCTGGCGCGGAACCGCAGCCGGTCCGCCTCCTGTTCGGCCGTCTTCGCCTCGGTGACGTCGTGGAAGAGCCAGCCCACGCCCAGCGGCACCGGCCGCTCCGCCAGCGGGGACCCCAGCCGGACGAAGCCACTGCGCCAGCAGCGCCGCAGCGGCCGGCCCACCCCGCCCGCCAGCGTCACCCAGATGTCGGTGACCCCGCGCGGCGCGCCCTCCGACAGCACATGGTGGAGCGCGCCCTCCACCTCGTCCACACCCTCGGTGATCAGCTCGCCCAGCGGACGGCCCAGCTCCGGGACGGGGCCGCAGCCCAGGGCGCGGGCCGCGTAGGTGTTGACGACGGCGGGCCGCAGATCGACGTCGACGAGGACCACCCCCCAGGGCGCGTCGTCGAACAGCGCCTCGCTCAGCGCGATGGAGCGCTCCAGGTCGATCTGGGTGTGCACCTCGGTGAACGCGCAGTACACCCCGGCCGGTTCGCCGTCGGCGCCGAGGACCCGCGCGCACTGGGCGCGGACCAGGACCCGGCCGCCGTCCTTGCGCAGCAGCGCGAACTCGTGGACGGTGCGGCCCGGCGCGCCCATGGTGGCGAGCAGCCGCTCGACCGTGCCCGCCGCGTCGGCGGGTCTCGCGGCCCAGCCGGTGAAGCCGTGCCGCCCGACGGCGTCCCGGGCCTGCCAGCCGAGGACGCGCTCGGCCTCCCGGTTCCAGTGGGTGACGACACCGTCGGCGTCGAAGGCGCAGAGCGCCGCGTCCATGCCGTCGAGCAGCGCCGCCAGCAGTTCCGCCCCCGCGTGCGCCGCCAGCACCGGCTCACCGTTCGAAGCACTCATTTCCGGCCCCCCAGGACGCGACAAGGATGTGTTGTTGCACGTCAGAGCCTATTCAACTGGAGCGTGACGCACGACACACCGGTTTTTGGCCCCTCGTTGGCCATGGGACGGCGGCAAAACGGCTCGAATAATTCGCTTGAGCGCTCCGGAGGGGCCTCCTACTGTGTGGAGCACACGATGAAAGGAGGTGATCCGGAAGTGTTTTCTTCTCGGATGCGTGAGGTGGCTGCGGGCTGAGGCCTGCTGTCGCGCTCTCCACTGTCGGCAGGCCTCCTGCCGCAATCCCCAGCAGTCACCCGACCCGTGGGCCGCCGGAATCCGACCGGCATCCTCCGTAACGTACGGCGGAGGATTCAGGCCCACGGGTCGTCCGCGTTCCCGGCCCAGCGCGCGCCCGGTGGCACGGGCCTTCCGGACCCGGACCGCCGAAAGGCTCCCGCCCCGGACCGCCGGGAAGCCCCGGCCGCCGGAGAACGGACCGCCGGGGGAGCGGGCCCGCCGGGGAACGGACCGCTGAGGAAACCGGACCGCCGGGGAACGGGCCGTCAGGGAGCGAGCCGCTCCACCCGCCAGCCCTCGCCGTCGGCCGCGTACCGCAGCCGGTCGTGCAGCCGGTTCTCGTGCCCCTGCCAGAACTCCACGCTGTCCGGTACGACCCGGTAGCCGCCCCACTGCGCCGGAGCGGGTACCTGCTCGCCCTCCGGGTAGCGCGTGGCCAGCTCCTCGTACCGCCCCAGCAGCTCCTGCCGGGAGCCGATCACGGTGGACTGGTCGCTCGCCCAGGCGCCGAGCTGGGAGCCGTGCGGACGGCTGCGGAAGTACGCCGCCGTCTCGTCCCGGCCCACCCGGTGGGCCTGCCCCGTCACCAGGATCTGACGGCCGATCGGATGCCAGGGGAAGAGCAGCGAGACAAACGGGTTCGCCGTGATCTCCCGGCCCTTGCGGGAGGCGTAGTTGGTGAAGAAGACGAAGCCCCGGGAGTCGTACTGCTTCAGCAGCACCGTCCGGGACGAGGGGCGGCCGTCGGGGGTCGCGGTGGCCACCACCATGGCGTTCGGCTCGGCCACCCCGGCGGACGTGGCCTGGAGGAACCAGCGGGCGAACTGATCCATGGGCGTCGGGGCGAGATCCGTCTCCAGCAGCGGGGTGGAGCGGTACTGCCGGCGCATCACCGCCGGGTCGGGCGGGGCGTCACCCAGGGACGCGGGCACGGACACGGACAGGGCATCGGACAGGGCATCGGACACGGAAACAGAATCCGGTGTCGGTTTCTGAGCGGCGGCGTCGGTCACATCGTCCATCCTGCCGCAGGGCCTCAGTCTGCCCGGTGCCGAGTGCGGTTAATCCTCCCGGAGTGGGTAGGCGGACTGTGCCGGTTCTCACGCTTCCCCGCTTCGGGTGAACCGGCACAATCCTTAACCCGGCCGCACCCGGCCCCCGCCGTACCCCGGTCAGGACCCCCGGTCGGCGGACCGGGCCCGCGCGCACGGGCACAGGAGCAGGACGCACCCGCACACCCCCGCGCGGCGCCCCGTACCGACGCCGCCCTCACGTGAGGAGCCGCCCATGTCCGACTTCGTCCCCGGGCTCGAAGGAGTCGTCGCGTTCGAAACGGAGATCGCCGAGCCGGACAAGGAGGGCGGTGCCCTGCGCTACCGGGGCGTCGACATCGAGGATCTCGTCGGCCGGGTCCCGTTCGGCCAGGTGTGGGGGCTGCTGGTCGACGGCGCCTTCGAACCGGGGCTGCCGCCCGCCGAGCCCTTCCCCCTTCCCGTGCACTCCGGGGACGTCCGGGTCGACGTCCAGTCCGCGCTGGCGATGCTCGCCCCGGTGTGGGGGCTGAAACCGCTGCTCGACATCGACGCCGACCAGGCCCGCGCCGATCTCGCGCGGGCGGCCGTGATGGCGCTGTCGTACGTCGCCCAGAGCGCGCGCGGCCAAGGCGTGCCGATGGTGCCCCAGCGGGAGATCGACAAGGCGGAGTCCGTCGTCGAGCGCTTCATGGTCCGCTGGCGCGGGGAGCCGGACCCGCGCCATGTGAAGGCCGTGGACGCCTACTGGACCTCCGCCGCCGAACACGGCATGAACGCCTCCACCTTCACCGCCCGGGTGATCGCCTCCACCGGCGCGGACGTCGCGGCGGCCCTGTCGGGCGCGGTCGGCGCGATGTCGGGCCCGCTGCACGGGGGCGCGCCCTCCCGGGTGCTCGGCATGATCGAGGAGATCGAACGGACCGGGGACGCGGTGGGCTTTGTCCGGCGCGCCCTCGACCGGGGCGAGCGGCTGATGGGCTTCGGCCACCGGGTCTACCGGGCGGAGGACCCCCGGGCGCGGGTGCTGCGGCGCACCGCGAAGGAGCTGGGCGCGCCCCGGTACGAGGTGGCGCAGGCGCTGGAGAAGGCCGCGCTGGAGGAGCTGCACAGCCGCCGTCCGGACCGGGTGCTGGCCACGAACGTGGAGTTCTGGGCAGCGATCATGCTGGACTTCGCCGAGGTGCCCGCGCCCATGTTCACCTCGATGTTCACCTGTGCCCGTACGGCGGGCTGGTCGGCGCACATCCTGGAGCAGAAGCGCACCGGGCGGCTGGTGCGTCCCTCCGCCCGCTACACGGGGCCGGGGGCGCGCGATCCGCGTGACGTCCCCGGCTACCGGGGCTGAGCCGGGAAGGCGCCCGGGCCGGACCGGGGCGGGCGGAGCCCGGTCCGGGACCGGGCGGTCCGGAGCGGTGGCGGTGGCCCGGGGGAGCCGGGCCCGACTGCTCACTCCGGGGGGTGCCCCGGACAGACGGCCCGGGGCACCGACGGCGCGCACGCGCCCTCCAGTACACCGGAAGCACCGGAAGCACCGGAAGCACCGGAAGCACCAAGGGCATCGGGCGCCCTCGAAGGCACGGGCACCCCGGGCACACCGGACGACGCGAGCCCCCCGGGCGAGGCCGACGCCCCGGACGGCACGGCAGCGCCGGAAGACGCACCGGCACCGGGCCCCCCGGCAGCCACCGGTGCCCCGGGCCCTGGAGAGTCCGCCCCCGGGTCCGGGTCCTCCAGGGCCCGGGCCACCAGGACGGCCCACTGCCCCACCACCCGCTCCCTGCGCACCCCGTCGTCCGTCAGCAGATCCGCGAGCCCCAGCCCCCGCGCCAGGTCGAGCACCCCCTGCACGGTCTCCCGGGCGCCGGGCGCGGACTCGTCGACGCCCAGCAGCCGGACCGCCATCCGATGGGTCTCCCGGCCGAGGCGCTCCTCCAGCTCGGCGACGCGGGCCCGCAGTCCGGGCTCGTGCGAGGCGGCGACCCAGAGGTGGAGGGCGGCCCGGAAGAGCGGCCCGGTGTACAGCCCGACCAGGGCGGCCACCACGGCGCCCCGGTCCCGCCCGGTCAGCTCGCGCAGCGCGGAGCGCCGCCGTTCCGCCACATGCTCCACCGCCGCGGTGAACAGGTCCTCGCGGGTGGGGAAGTGGTGCTGCGCCGCGCCCCGGGAGACCCCGGCGCGGGCCGCGACCACGGAGACCGTGGCCCCGGCCCAGCCGACCTCGGCGAGCGCGTCGACAGCGGCCTCCAGCAGCCGCCCCCGGGTGAGCCGGCCGCGCTCCCCGCCGCGGCGGCCGTCCCCGCCGTCCGGCCCGGGGGCCACCGGCGCTACAGCACCCATGCCGGGTCCCGCCGCTCCAGGAACGCGGCGATGCCCTCGCGGGCCTCGGCGGAGGCGAACAGGGTCGCCGAGCGCTGCACCAGATCCTCCGCGTCCCGGTCGAACGCCTCCAGCACCCGCGCGGTGACCAGCGCCTTGGTGGCGGCGAGCGCCTTCGGGGACGCCTTGCGCAGCCCGTCGAGCACCGGCCGGAGCAGCGCGTCCACCTCCTCGCCGTCCCCGCCGTCCCCGCCTTCCTCGCCTTCCTCGCCCTGCGGGGCCTTCCCGGCGGCGAGGGTGAGCAGTCCGATCCGGGCCGCCTCCGCCGCGCCGAAGCTCTCCCCGGTGAGGCAGTAGCGCGCGGCGGCCCGGGGGTCGAGCCGCGGCAGCAGCGGCAGCGAGATCACGGCGGGCGCCACCCCGATCCGTACCTCCGTGAACGCGAAGTCCGCCCGGGGGCCCGCGACCGCGATGTCGCAGGCGCCGATCAGCCCGAGCCCGCCCGCCCGGGTCCGGCCGGTCACCCGGGCCACCACCGGCTTGGGCAGGGCCACGATCCGGCGCAGCAGGTCGACGAACGTGTACGGGCTCGGCGGGGCCTTCAGATCGGCGCCCGAGCTGAACACCTCCCCGGTGTGGGTCAGCAGCACCGCCCGGACGCCGGGGTCGGCGGCGCACGCGTCCAGCGCCCCGGCCAGCTCGTCCACCAGCCGCGCGGAGAGCGCGTTGCGGTTGGCGGGCGAGTCGAGCGTCAGGGTGGCGACACCGCGTTCGCGAGCGGTGGCGACCAGTTCGGTCATGGTGTGGCTCCCTCCCGGTCCTCGTCCCCCGGGTCCGTGCCCCGAGGGGACCGCCGCGCGGCGCGCAGCTCCCGGCGGAGGATCTTCCCCGATGCGGCACGAGGCACCCCGGAGACGAACGAGACCCGCCGGACCTTCTTGTACGGGGAGACCCGCGCGGCGACGTGGGCGGCGACGTCGGCGGCGGTGAGGGAGTCCCCCGCGCCGCCGGGCCGCCGGACCACGAACGCGTGCGGGATCTCCGTCCCCTCGTCCTCGTCGTACACCCCGATCACGGCGGCGTCCGCGATGCCCCCGTGGGTGAGCAGCAGCGCCTCCAGCTCGGCCGGCGCGACCTGGAAGCCCTTGTACTTGATCAGCTCCTTCACCCGGTCGACGACATGGAGCCAGCCGTCCGCGTCGACCCGTCCGACGTCCCCGGTGCGCAGCCACCCGTCCGCGTCGATCATCTCGGCGGTGGCCTCGGGCCGCCCCAGATACCCCTTCATGACCTGCGGCCCCCGGATGGCGATCTCGCCGTCCTCGCCGGGGCCGACGCAGCGCCCGGGGTCGTCCAGACGGAGCAGCCTCATCTCGGTGGACGGGAACAGCAGCCCGACCGTGCCCGGCGGCGGGGCGGGCTCGTCCAGGGGGACGGCGTAGCAGCCCGGCGACAGCTCGGTCATGCCGTACGCCTGCCGGACCAGCGGCACCCCGACCCGGGCGGCGCAGGCCGCCGCGATCTCCGCGTCGAGCGGGGCGGCGGCCGAGAAGACGTGCCGGACCGAGGAGAGGTCGTACCGGGCCACCGCCGGGTGCTTGGCCAGCGCCAGCACGATCGGCGGGGCCACGTACAACGTGGTGACGCGGTGCTTCTCGACGGCCGCGAGAAAGCCCTCCAGGTCGAAGCGGGGCAGGACGACGACGGTCGCCCCGTTGCGCAGCGGGGCGCTCATCAGTCCGACGAGGCCGTAGATGTGGAAGAACGGGAGCACGGCGAGGACGCGGTCGCCGGGCCGCAGCGGGATCAGGCGGTGGGCCTGGACGAGGTTGGTGACGAGGGAGCGGTGCGTGAGCATCACGCCCTTGGGGGTGCCGGTGGTGCCCGAGGAGTACGGGAGCAGCGCGACGTCCTGGTCCGGGTCGACGGGGACGGCGGGCTCGGGCGCGGTGGAGTCCAGCATCGCGGCCACGCCGGTGTGCCCCTCGGCCCGGTCGAAGACGAAGATCTCCCCGATGCCGGGGGTGAGTTCGGCGGCGCGCCGGGCGGTCTCCAGACAGGGGGCGGCGGTCACGATCCAGCGGGCGGCCGAGTCCCGGAGCTGCCGGGCCAGCTCCTCCGCCGTCGCCAGCGGATGCGCCGTGGTCACGGTGGCCCCGGCGCGCAGGGCCCCGTACAGGACGGCCGGGTAGCCGGTCGAGTTGGGGCTGTGCAGGGCGACGACGTCACCCTTGCGGACACCCGCGGCGGCGAGGGCGGCGGCGATCCGCCGGTGGTCGCGGTCGAGCCGCGCGTAGCTGACGACGGCGCCGGTGAGCCCGTCGACGAGGGCGGGCTCGGACCCGTACCCGGCGGCCCGGCCGAGCACCGCCTCGTGGAGGGGTTCGCTCACCGGCTCGATGTCGGGGTAGCGGCTGCGGAAGACGGGCGCGGTCCCGGCACCGGCCGGGCCGGGGGACGGGGTGCCGGACGGGCCGGAGGGCGGAGTGCCGGACGGGGTGCCGGACGGTCCGGGGGAGGGGGTGGACGCCATCGGTGCCTCCTCGCTGGGTCGACAGGGCCGGAATCGGGCCTCTCAGTACGACTTGGGGAGCCCCAGGGACTGATGGGACACATAGTTGAGGATCATCTCCCGGCTGACGGGCGCGATCCGGGTGACACGAGCGGCGGTGATCAGCGAGGCGAGGCCGAACTCCCGGGTGAGTCCATTGCCGCCGAGGGTGTGCACGGCGTGGTCGACGGCGGCGACACAGGCTTCGGCCGCCGCGTACTTGGCCATGTTGGCGGCCTCGCCCGCGCCCGCGTCGTCCCCCTCGTCGTAGAGCCGGGCCGCCTTCGCCGTCATCAGCCGGGCGAGTTCGATCTCTATGTGGGAACGGGCGAGGGGGTGGGCGATGGCCTGGTGGGCGCCGATGGGGGTGTCCCAGACCTGGCGCTGCTTCGCGTACTCGACGGCCCGGCCCAGCGCGTAACGGGCCATGCCGAGCGCGAACGAGGCCGTCATCACCCGTTCGGGGTTGAGTCCGGCGAAGAGCTGGAGCAGCCCGGCGTTCTCGTCCCCGACGAGGGCGTCGGCGGGCAGCCGGACCTCGTCGAGCACCAGCTCGAACTGTTTCTCATGGGCCTGGATCTCCATGTCGATCTTCCTGCGGCCGAACCCTTCGGTGTCCCGGGGCACGACGAAGAGACAGGG
The nucleotide sequence above comes from Streptomyces clavuligerus. Encoded proteins:
- a CDS encoding PAS domain-containing protein; translation: MSASNGEPVLAAHAGAELLAALLDGMDAALCAFDADGVVTHWNREAERVLGWQARDAVGRHGFTGWAARPADAAGTVERLLATMGAPGRTVHEFALLRKDGGRVLVRAQCARVLGADGEPAGVYCAFTEVHTQIDLERSIALSEALFDDAPWGVVLVDVDLRPAVVNTYAARALGCGPVPELGRPLGELITEGVDEVEGALHHVLSEGAPRGVTDIWVTLAGGVGRPLRRCWRSGFVRLGSPLAERPVPLGVGWLFHDVTEAKTAEQEADRLRFRASQLHRAARAGAEYEEPMEAATAYADFVLAGFADHALIDLVRPGQGEGPGEDVRLVRAASTPVSMPGPCVAVSGGGLPARYPLGHPALHAVDRAGPVRSAAPDPAEPGDWSRDRLWPPDMIYALCVPLRARGRTLGVLTLLRGQRRPGFERADAVYAESMAALMAAALHPVVPTEG
- the pdxH gene encoding pyridoxamine 5'-phosphate oxidase translates to MDDVTDAAAQKPTPDSVSVSDALSDALSVSVPASLGDAPPDPAVMRRQYRSTPLLETDLAPTPMDQFARWFLQATSAGVAEPNAMVVATATPDGRPSSRTVLLKQYDSRGFVFFTNYASRKGREITANPFVSLLFPWHPIGRQILVTGQAHRVGRDETAAYFRSRPHGSQLGAWASDQSTVIGSRQELLGRYEELATRYPEGEQVPAPAQWGGYRVVPDSVEFWQGHENRLHDRLRYAADGEGWRVERLAP
- a CDS encoding citrate synthase 2; translation: MSDFVPGLEGVVAFETEIAEPDKEGGALRYRGVDIEDLVGRVPFGQVWGLLVDGAFEPGLPPAEPFPLPVHSGDVRVDVQSALAMLAPVWGLKPLLDIDADQARADLARAAVMALSYVAQSARGQGVPMVPQREIDKAESVVERFMVRWRGEPDPRHVKAVDAYWTSAAEHGMNASTFTARVIASTGADVAAALSGAVGAMSGPLHGGAPSRVLGMIEEIERTGDAVGFVRRALDRGERLMGFGHRVYRAEDPRARVLRRTAKELGAPRYEVAQALEKAALEELHSRRPDRVLATNVEFWAAIMLDFAEVPAPMFTSMFTCARTAGWSAHILEQKRTGRLVRPSARYTGPGARDPRDVPGYRG
- a CDS encoding enoyl-CoA hydratase family protein, with protein sequence MTELVATARERGVATLTLDSPANRNALSARLVDELAGALDACAADPGVRAVLLTHTGEVFSSGADLKAPPSPYTFVDLLRRIVALPKPVVARVTGRTRAGGLGLIGACDIAVAGPRADFAFTEVRIGVAPAVISLPLLPRLDPRAAARYCLTGESFGAAEAARIGLLTLAAGKAPQGEEGEEGGDGGDGEEVDALLRPVLDGLRKASPKALAATKALVTARVLEAFDRDAEDLVQRSATLFASAEAREGIAAFLERRDPAWVL
- a CDS encoding AMP-binding protein translates to MASTPSPGPSGTPSGTPPSGPSGTPSPGPAGAGTAPVFRSRYPDIEPVSEPLHEAVLGRAAGYGSEPALVDGLTGAVVSYARLDRDHRRIAAALAAAGVRKGDVVALHSPNSTGYPAVLYGALRAGATVTTAHPLATAEELARQLRDSAARWIVTAAPCLETARRAAELTPGIGEIFVFDRAEGHTGVAAMLDSTAPEPAVPVDPDQDVALLPYSSGTTGTPKGVMLTHRSLVTNLVQAHRLIPLRPGDRVLAVLPFFHIYGLVGLMSAPLRNGATVVVLPRFDLEGFLAAVEKHRVTTLYVAPPIVLALAKHPAVARYDLSSVRHVFSAAAPLDAEIAAACAARVGVPLVRQAYGMTELSPGCYAVPLDEPAPPPGTVGLLFPSTEMRLLRLDDPGRCVGPGEDGEIAIRGPQVMKGYLGRPEATAEMIDADGWLRTGDVGRVDADGWLHVVDRVKELIKYKGFQVAPAELEALLLTHGGIADAAVIGVYDEDEGTEIPHAFVVRRPGGAGDSLTAADVAAHVAARVSPYKKVRRVSFVSGVPRAASGKILRRELRAARRSPRGTDPGDEDREGATP
- a CDS encoding acyl-CoA dehydrogenase family protein; protein product: MSTEHSRPAPSSETADGAGSTDSAETPERRALRAAVAALGRRHGRDHDRERLWAEAAALGYLGVALPEEYGGGGGGLVELSIVLEELGAAGCPLLMMVVSPAICGTVIARYGTAEQRRTWLPGLADGSLTMAFGITEPDAGSNSHRITTTARRDGDDWVLTGRKVFVSGVDIADATLIVGRTEDARTGRLKPCLFVVPRDTEGFGRRKIDMEIQAHEKQFELVLDEVRLPADALVGDENAGLLQLFAGLNPERVMTASFALGMARYALGRAVEYAKQRQVWDTPIGAHQAIAHPLARSHIEIELARLMTAKAARLYDEGDDAGAGEAANMAKYAAAEACVAAVDHAVHTLGGNGLTREFGLASLITAARVTRIAPVSREMILNYVSHQSLGLPKSY